The DNA segment TTCTGACCGCTTAAAGCCTTTCCGCTACTGTCAGATAAGGTTATCTTATAGTTTTTTCCTCTAGTGAGAGTGGTGGAGCTTCCCTTAATGGCAGTTTTTGTTTTGGCGCTAGCCTGTAAACTTGAACTGTCTGATTGTAATGAAGCGCCTAAGACACTCTTAGAGCTTTTACCAACTGAATCATATTCCAAATCAGAATCTTCTACCGTATTATCAGTACTTAAAACTTCATTTTCCGAATTTACATTGCTTGAACCAGCATCATAAGATTCCAAATCATTTTGACCGGAATCGCCATCACTGGAAACACCAGCAAGACCATTATCAATATTGCTGGAAACGCTGGATCCGGATAGGTCATTTGAATCGGCCATAGAAACCGAGTCATCAACATCCATAGCAGAAGCAGAAGAGATTAAAAAAAATCCCATAAGCATAACTGCTAAAAGCAATGCGAGATTCTTAATTGAAATCATTTCACCTCACACTTTAGAATAATCCCAAAATTATATTTTTACAAGTATAACTTTAACATTGAATTTTAGATATTGAAATTGATATCAATATGCGGAAAAAAATTTTTATTTTTTCGAAACTCAATGTTTATCATTTAACTTTTTCAAGCAAACAATAAAGACCACCCTAAACATTTCTTAACTTGACAATTTTGCTTTAAAAACAAAAACATCAAATTAGATTAATATTTAATTTTTTTCTTTTATTATATAAACCTTACTAAAAAAAATCATTCAAAACAAGAATTTTCCATAGTTTATTCCAAAAAACAATAATTTTTTAATACTGATTTCATAATTCAGATATGGTAAATTATATGATATCGGTATAAGGGATAATGAATTAATTAAAAAGCAAAATAAGAAATTTTAATTAAAAAAATTAAAAAATACTTGATAAGTCTTTAAATAATGAAATAATACTTAAAAATACTTATTTTAATCAAAATTGAAAAAATCTGACTTTAATAAATTGAAAATAAAATAATTACCTTTATTTAACTTAAAAAAGAATTTCAAACAATTAAACATATTTGATATAAAAGTGAGTCAAGATATTATTTTTAAAATGATTATTGAAAAACCATTAAATAGAAAAAATAATCATTTAAAATAAGATTTTGACTAAATAAGCAATTTTAATTTAGTAATATTCAAAAAAGAAGCAAATGAAGTCAGAAAAAGAAAATAGAGAAATTTTTTAAAAAATTGTTAAAATTTTAAAAAAATATGATTAAAAAATAGTAAAAAAATTAAAAAATAATTAAAAAAAATTATAAAAAAATATTGAAAGAGATTAAGTTTTAATCTGATTCATATTTTTCCAAATATCCTATTTCAGAATAGGCAAATCTGGTAGTTTTAAACTTATTGGAGAGGATAAATGGTAAGCGTACTAGGAATATGATTAAAAATGCTACAAGAGCCAATCCCCATAAGTCTGACATTACAAATGATTTAGAATATACTAACCAATAAATGCCGTAAATAGCTGCTTCAAGCAATAAGCACCATGCAGTTACGAGACCTGGAGAATATAATGTCTTTTTGCCTTTGGATCTGTAGTGTCTGTATGTTAATACGCTAAACAAGGTATGCACGAATGTTTCACCGATACCAAAGAAGATTATGAATATCACTACTTTGTTTCCAAGCATTGGTGTGAGAAATGTCAATACAATGAACATTATTTCCGCTCCAAAATTTGTAACCATATCTGTAAGCTTGTTTTCAGGATAAGCAAGAGGATTATCTGACTTTTGGATTAACTTGTTCATCATGAAATGAAAACCATTTGGCCATGTAAGCTCTTCAAATACATGCAATGGTAAAAATACAGCAAGCAAACACATTAACTTTTGAGGAACATCCCATACTCCCCAATTAATTATTAAAACATTAAGCATTACGATTCCTAAAAAATATGTTGCATGTAGCCATGGTTGACCACACCATTTGTCTAAAAATGATTCTGCCATATCTATTTCTCCATTATTATTGAAAATTTAATATTTATATAAAAACAATTAAAGAACTAAAGAAATTGTAAAAACAAAGCAAAAAAAATAGAATAAAAAGTTGGCTTTTAACCCAACTTTAGGAAAAAGTTTTGGTCAAGGTTTTGCAGGCCGAAGGCCTGGAAAAGCTTGGGGGTTACATCATAGGAGGCATTCCACCCATTCCACCCATACCAGGTGCAGGAGGCATACCACTATGGTCTAAGTTTTCATCTGGGTCGACTTTTTGAAGTGCACCAGCTGCTGCAACTAAATCATCAATACGCAAGATCATTTCACATGCTTCTTGAGCTGCTTGAATAGCTTGTTTCTTGACTCTTTGAGGTTCAACAACACCAGCCTCTTTCATGTCAACAACTTTACCTTCAAATACGTCCAATCCCATATTGATGTTATCTTCATGAGCTGCTCTGAGTTCAACTAATAAGTCAATGGTGTTTAAACCAGCGTTTTCAGATAAGGTTCTTGGTACGATTTCCAAAGCGTCTGCAAATGCATTTACAGCCACTTGTTCTCTTCCGCTGATAGTGTTAGCATAAGCTTTCAATTGTCTTGCGATTTCAATTTCAGGAGCTCCTCCACCGTATACGACTTTTCCATCTTCAACAGTAGCTGCGACTACACCTAATGCATCTTCCATAGCCCTTTCAATTTCAGATGAAACATGTCTGGTACTTCCACGGATTAAGATGGAACTTGCCTTAGGATCTTCACATTCTTCAATGAAGGTTATGATTTGGTCGAATACCCTTTCTTGGTGTATGTAACCTGCCTTACCCAATACATCTGGAGTCAAGTCTTCAATATTGGTAATGAGTTCTGCACCGGTAGCTTTCATGATTCTCTTCACATCGGTGTTCTTAACTCTCTTG comes from the Methanobrevibacter sp. genome and includes:
- a CDS encoding HXXEE domain-containing protein; the encoded protein is MAESFLDKWCGQPWLHATYFLGIVMLNVLIINWGVWDVPQKLMCLLAVFLPLHVFEELTWPNGFHFMMNKLIQKSDNPLAYPENKLTDMVTNFGAEIMFIVLTFLTPMLGNKVVIFIIFFGIGETFVHTLFSVLTYRHYRSKGKKTLYSPGLVTAWCLLLEAAIYGIYWLVYSKSFVMSDLWGLALVAFLIIFLVRLPFILSNKFKTTRFAYSEIGYLEKYESD